The proteins below come from a single Garra rufa chromosome 3, GarRuf1.0, whole genome shotgun sequence genomic window:
- the LOC141331652 gene encoding uncharacterized protein yields MINFGSLLLFLIGVKSNTFIKQPALISSHHGDSVSLTCTVLNQSCVGNNSVYWIIQESEESQPRFIGVHGTSIGYCEWSSEAGFRAQRCVYSFSKKDLKFPDSGTYSCTIAACGEILFWNVTKLDIIGTDSAEQMMTFVILSIVRTFLLLITVATITFWYCINSKSISKDGFSPSAVALRDRRFQPEGRPGLLRKPASDYL; encoded by the exons ATGATAAACTTTGGATCTTTGCTTCTCTTTCTAATTG GGGTGAAAAGCAACACTTTCATAAAACAACCTGCTTTAATTTCATCACATCATGGAGATTCAGTGAGTCTTACCTGCACAGTTTTAAATCAGAGCTGTGTGGGAAACAACAGTGTGTACTGGATCATACAGGAATCAGAAGAATCTCAGCCGAGATTCATTGGCGTACATGGAACAAGTATTGGTTATTGCGAGTGGAGCTCTGAAGCTGGTTTTAGAGCCCAAAGATGCGTCTACAGCTTCTCTAAGAAAGATCTAAAATTTCCTGATTCTGGGACTTACAGCTGCACTATTGCTGCATGTGGGGAGATTCTGTTTTGGAATGTCACTAAACTGGACATTATAG GTACTGATTCAGCTGAACAGATGATGACTTTTGTTATTCTTTCAATTGTTAGAACATTTCTTCTTTTAATTACTGTTGCCACAATTACTTTTTGGTACTGCATTAATTcaaaaagcatttcaaaagatGGCTTTTCTCCATCTGCCGTTGCTCTCAGAGATAGACGATTCCAACCAGAAGGAAGACCAGGTCTGTTAAGGAAACCAGCTTCTGATTATCTGTAA
- the LOC141331653 gene encoding uncharacterized protein, which produces MGFFTAKAFQSTNITVQKGDNVIFWCQHTSEKGNNIHWFKQTNGSVPIAIVYMILPYELEVKATYLNGFQPDHLVMSLNSKNTSLRILNMDISDSGLYYCGWHNWVMTFGDGTHLDVKDLKKSSISTRDCSKNIFYKLAFIFGGIIVILIIIPLTTLIIKIQRRNTQKKDADHHVTQQHEEPNSSVYAALQFSKHQKKSRRAARSTEDTDVVYTATR; this is translated from the exons ATGG GTTTTTTCACAGCTAAAGCCTTTCAGTCAACCAATATCACAGTTCAAAAAGGAGATAACGTGATCTTTTGGTGTCAGCACACCTCAGAAAAGGGAAACAACATACACTGGTTCAAACAAACAAACGGTTCTGTACCTATTGCCATTGTATACATGATCTTACCCTATGAGCTTGAAGTAAAGGCAACGTATTTAAATGGTTTTCAACCAGATCATCTGGTGATGTCCCTAAATAGCAAAAACACATCCCTAAGGATTCTGAACATGGATATCTCTGATTCTGGTCTGTACTACTGTGGTTGGCATAACTGGGTGATGACATTTGGTGATGGAACTCACCTAGACGTTAAAG ATCTCAAGAAGAGCTCAATTTCTACAAGAGACTGTTCTAAAAACATCTTTTATAAGCTGGCATTTATTTTTGGTGGCATTATTGTTATTCTCATCATCATTCCACTCACCACACTCATTATTAAGATACAGAGAAGAAACACACAGAAAAAAG ATGCTGATCACCATGTGACACAACAACATGAG GAGCCTAATTCATCAGTGTATGCCGCTCTACAGTTCTCAAAACACCAGAAAAAATCCAGAAGAGCAGCCAGAAGTACAGAGGATACAGATGTTGTGTATACAGCAACTAGATAG
- the nitr12 gene encoding novel immune-type receptor 12, whose translation MLKLLLIFCLPFRTDFIASAAVVQKNILEAFTAGETVTLECWISQDHGNYYSWFKQSLGEAPTCILSLYAETSTPTFYGDFKNDKRFTVLKKGNHFALTIDDAKPSDTGIYYCGARDYDLTTFSSGLFLNYKGVNRRQHHIKQFLSTMDSGALVNQHEFNPGDSVNLHCSVLTEKCVGNQSVYWFRHESGDTHPGIIYKHGNINDQCEKSSEKDSHVQSCVYNLPKKNLSLTDAGTYYCAVATCGEILFGNGSRLEIGVSESAWTDLKVPVLVATNILWLVIIAVLLCKRVQKRQETFSGCSRGVKLRSSTFPWKKLKQTRD comes from the exons ATGTTAAAACTACTTCTGATATTTTGTCTACCCTTCAGGACAG ACTTCATCGCATCTGCTGCCGTAGTTCAAAAGAATATCCTGGAGGCCTTCACTGCAGGTGAAACTGTAACTTTAGAGTGCTGGATATCTCAAGACCATGGAAACTACTACTCTTGGTTCAAGCAGTCTCTGGGAGAAGCTCCAACATGCATCCTCAGTCTTTATGCTGAAACTTCCACACCAACGTTTTATGGAGATTTCAAAAATGACAAGAGATTTACAGTTTTGAAGAAAGGGAATCATTTTGCTCTAACCATTGATGATGCAAAGCCATCGGATACTGGAATCTATTACTGCGGTGCTCGTGACTATGATCTTACAACTTTTAGTAGTGGGTTATTTTTAAACTATAAAG GGGTAAACAGAAGACAACATCATATTAAGCAGTTTTTGTCTACAATGGACTCGGGTGCTTTGGTAAATCAGCACGAGTTTAACCCAGGAGACTCTGTGAATCTTCACTGTTCAGTTCTCACTGAGAAATGTGTAGGAAATCAGAGTGTCTACTGGTTTAGACATGAATCGGGAGACACTCATCCAGGAATCATTTACAAGCATGGAAACATAAATGATCAATGTGAGAAGAGCTCTGAGAAAGATTCACATGTACAGTCCTGTGTCTACAATCTCCCCAAGAAGAACCTCAGTTTAACCGATGCTGGGACTTACTACTGCGCTGTGGCCACGTGTGGGGAGATACTGTTTGGGAATGGAAGTAGGCTTGAAATTGGAG TTTCTGAGTCTGCCTGGACTGACTTAAAGGTTCCAGTTTTGGTAGCAACAAATATTTTGTGGTTGGTGATCATCGCTGTCCTTCTATGTAAGAGAGTACAAAAACGACAAGAAACATTTTCTG GGTGCAGCAGAGGAGTTAAGCTACGCAGCAGTACATTTCCATGGAAGAAACTCAAACAGACACGAGACTGA